The Methanococcoides methylutens MM1 genome has a window encoding:
- a CDS encoding sodium:solute symporter: MAVSTSTLGIFVLIYMLAVFYCGWLAYRRTKEVDDYMLAGRKVNPYILALSYGAAFISTAAIIGFGGVTGTLGLGTLWLVFMNIFVGIFIAFIFFGSRTRKIGVNLNAVTFPELLGRRFQSRFIQGYSGALIALFMPLYAGIVLIGGARFMETALSIDYDIAVLILTVIVAAYVITGGLLAVMYTDALQGTLMLGGMAVLLALTYAKLGGIVEAHQALTNLAPMVPESLAAGGHQGWTAMPAFGSPIWWTMVSTIILGVGIGVLAQPQLAVRFMTVDSKKSLNRAVFAGGPFILMMAGVAYIVGGLSNVYFFNTRGMLSIEVAKGNMDVIMPEYINSAMPEMFVIVFMITLLAAAMSTLSSQFHTMGTAIGHDFYREFLMKGNAGKTVDITKIGISVAILFSVILAYILPISIIARATAIFFGLCAAAFLPMYMGALFWKRMTKEGAIASLIVGTFSSLFWLTFVHAKEAVPLGISKALFGVDTILTGTWTVVDPILVATPLAMIVAVGVSLVTAPPPVEHLEKCYGNNR; encoded by the coding sequence ATGGCGGTCAGTACTTCAACCCTGGGAATATTTGTCCTGATCTATATGCTCGCCGTGTTCTATTGCGGCTGGCTTGCATACAGGAGGACAAAAGAGGTCGACGACTATATGCTCGCCGGAAGGAAGGTCAATCCTTACATCCTTGCACTTTCCTATGGTGCAGCTTTCATCAGTACGGCTGCTATCATTGGGTTTGGCGGTGTCACCGGTACGCTTGGTCTGGGAACCCTCTGGCTTGTGTTCATGAACATCTTTGTAGGTATATTCATAGCGTTCATCTTCTTCGGTTCAAGAACAAGGAAGATCGGTGTGAACCTTAATGCTGTCACTTTCCCTGAACTCCTTGGAAGACGCTTCCAGTCACGTTTCATTCAGGGCTACTCTGGTGCTCTTATCGCTCTGTTCATGCCTCTGTATGCGGGAATTGTCCTTATTGGTGGTGCGAGGTTCATGGAAACAGCACTATCGATCGATTATGATATTGCAGTCCTTATCCTCACGGTTATTGTTGCTGCCTATGTTATCACAGGCGGTCTGCTTGCGGTCATGTACACCGATGCGCTTCAAGGAACCCTTATGCTCGGTGGTATGGCAGTGCTTCTCGCACTTACTTACGCAAAGCTTGGCGGTATTGTTGAAGCTCACCAGGCACTTACGAACCTCGCACCTATGGTTCCTGAATCTCTTGCAGCAGGCGGGCATCAGGGATGGACCGCAATGCCGGCATTTGGCTCACCCATCTGGTGGACAATGGTGTCAACCATCATTCTTGGTGTTGGTATCGGTGTGCTTGCACAGCCACAGCTTGCGGTCAGGTTCATGACCGTTGACAGTAAGAAGTCCCTGAACAGGGCAGTCTTCGCTGGCGGTCCTTTCATTCTCATGATGGCAGGAGTTGCATACATTGTAGGCGGACTTTCCAACGTTTACTTCTTCAACACCAGGGGAATGCTTTCCATTGAGGTTGCAAAAGGAAACATGGACGTTATCATGCCTGAATACATCAACAGCGCAATGCCTGAGATGTTCGTCATCGTCTTCATGATTACATTGCTCGCAGCTGCAATGTCGACCCTTAGCTCACAGTTCCACACCATGGGAACTGCCATCGGTCACGACTTTTACCGTGAGTTCCTGATGAAGGGTAATGCAGGAAAGACCGTAGATATAACAAAGATCGGAATATCGGTTGCGATTCTCTTCAGTGTTATCCTTGCATACATCCTGCCGATCAGCATCATCGCAAGGGCAACAGCAATATTCTTCGGACTTTGTGCAGCAGCTTTCCTCCCAATGTACATGGGTGCATTGTTCTGGAAGAGAATGACAAAAGAAGGAGCAATTGCAAGCCTTATTGTCGGTACTTTCAGCAGCCTTTTCTGGCTCACATTCGTCCATGCAAAGGAAGCAGTTCCACTGGGAATCTCAAAGGCACTTTTTGGTGTGGACACGATCCTGACAGGCACATGGACAGTCGTTGATCCTATACTTGTAGCAACCCCGCTGGCAATGATAGTTGCAGTTGGTGTAAGTCTTGTAACAGCTCCACCACCGGTTGAGCACCTTGAAAAGTGCTATGGGAACAACCGCTGA
- a CDS encoding zinc ribbon domain-containing protein: MYCHNCGSEIDDDDAFCSKCGTRIKKIEKEILSSTLDVKNEESRKGESYIKLDTPTQNNSSIKKEDPESWVFIKICAYLICAVIISSLFIGLYDIGSDFYGGEVAFVQGEGESFVTSNSEITQDLTQAQKNTQICEDIVQDYYKTHTYVTDNVFDCDNMAMDVWNLVESRGINAEIGVGNVDIKGESLEDINHAWVIAEVEPQNWIALECTGGYVTYENEYYSGWFFDNPKNYQRFLDLYTNWEYQYQDYENYRLYYNEIVDMYNGADYYEQLALESGLTVARNTLEEKERDFLKTDAELNALLKYG, from the coding sequence ATGTATTGCCATAATTGTGGTTCAGAAATAGATGATGATGATGCATTTTGCTCAAAATGTGGAACCCGAATCAAAAAAATAGAAAAAGAAATATTGTCCTCTACACTTGATGTAAAAAATGAAGAAAGTAGGAAGGGTGAATCATATATTAAGTTAGATACACCCACCCAAAATAACTCATCTATTAAAAAAGAAGATCCAGAGTCGTGGGTTTTTATAAAAATCTGTGCATATCTCATTTGTGCCGTGATTATTTCTTCCTTATTTATAGGCCTGTATGATATTGGTAGTGATTTTTATGGAGGTGAGGTGGCTTTTGTACAAGGTGAAGGAGAGAGTTTTGTTACTTCAAATTCTGAAATTACACAGGACTTAACACAAGCCCAGAAAAACACTCAAATTTGTGAAGACATTGTGCAAGATTACTATAAGACCCATACTTACGTAACAGATAATGTTTTTGATTGTGACAATATGGCTATGGATGTATGGAATTTAGTTGAGAGTAGAGGAATAAATGCGGAAATTGGTGTAGGTAACGTAGATATCAAAGGTGAAAGTTTAGAAGATATTAATCATGCGTGGGTAATCGCTGAAGTTGAACCTCAAAATTGGATTGCTTTAGAGTGCACAGGTGGTTATGTAACATACGAAAATGAATATTATTCAGGTTGGTTTTTCGACAATCCAAAAAACTACCAACGATTTTTAGATCTGTACACTAATTGGGAATACCAATACCAAGATTATGAAAATTATAGACTATATTACAATGAAATTGTAGATATGTATAATGGCGCTGATTACTACGAACAGTTGGCTTTAGAAAGCGGTCTAACAGTTGCTAGAAATACTCTCGAAGAAAAAGAAAGAGATTTTCTGAAAACGGATGCAGAATTGAATGCATTACTGAAATATGGATAA
- a CDS encoding zinc ribbon domain-containing protein, producing MFCSNCGHDVGEDKNFCQNCGHQLNRSTETNNESHKAASNSPSTTEKKDVWYYIGKGFGENRENVIRKTKRDGLIVIAFVAILVLFPNNALFSAFDESYKINEPLSNIIDGYNDINDNLNEAIILYNTDQYDSCIIKSSEASNDLDIIEAQIDDLSDTLSSTRMSKDKKLLYNDLLYNYKEALKSKKQLSIYLQYAAESAQKRDYNDADEYINLVDSRMVASNEYVNNANEIMNDLSQL from the coding sequence ATGTTTTGTTCAAACTGTGGTCATGATGTGGGTGAAGACAAAAACTTTTGTCAAAATTGTGGTCACCAATTAAATCGTTCAACTGAAACAAACAATGAATCTCATAAAGCTGCTTCAAATAGTCCATCTACGACAGAAAAAAAAGATGTCTGGTACTATATTGGGAAGGGGTTTGGGGAAAATAGGGAAAATGTAATACGCAAGACTAAAAGAGATGGGTTGATTGTTATTGCTTTTGTAGCTATCTTGGTTCTGTTTCCAAACAATGCTCTTTTTTCAGCATTTGATGAGTCTTATAAAATAAATGAACCTCTTAGCAATATAATTGATGGGTATAATGATATTAATGATAACTTGAATGAAGCAATAATACTCTATAATACAGACCAATATGATAGTTGCATTATAAAATCAAGCGAAGCATCCAATGATTTAGACATTATTGAAGCTCAAATAGACGATTTAAGTGATACGCTAAGTTCTACTAGAATGAGTAAAGATAAAAAACTGTTGTACAATGATTTGCTTTATAACTATAAAGAAGCTTTAAAATCAAAGAAACAACTGTCAATTTATTTGCAATATGCTGCTGAGTCTGCACAAAAAAGGGATTATAATGATGCAGATGAATATATCAACCTAGTCGATAGTCGAATGGTAGCTAGCAACGAGTATGTAAATAATGCAAATGAAATAATGAATGACCTATCACAGCTATAA
- a CDS encoding type 1 glutamine amidotransferase family protein, translating into MTKIAYLYVLNTMADWEPSYLIAELNSGRYFRKNATGYTVKTVGITKEPVVTMGGLRIDPDVSLDELTTDDVGVLILPGGETWLEDIHTPILEKAKEFLDAGITVAAICGATLGLAKAGLLDNRLHTSNDLGYLKTVCPDYTGESLYRQESAVTDGNLITASGIAPLEFAKEVIRNLDVFSDQTLEAWYQLYVTHEMQYFYAIMESLEE; encoded by the coding sequence ATGACTAAAATAGCTTATCTCTACGTCCTTAACACGATGGCCGACTGGGAGCCAAGTTACCTGATCGCTGAGTTGAATTCCGGTCGTTATTTCAGGAAAAATGCAACCGGATATACGGTCAAGACAGTAGGTATTACAAAAGAGCCTGTTGTTACCATGGGTGGATTGCGTATTGATCCAGACGTTAGTCTTGATGAGTTAACGACTGACGATGTCGGAGTTCTGATCCTGCCAGGTGGCGAGACCTGGCTTGAAGATATTCACACACCAATACTGGAGAAAGCAAAGGAGTTCCTGGATGCAGGCATCACCGTTGCTGCCATATGTGGTGCAACTCTGGGTCTTGCTAAAGCCGGCCTTCTGGATAACAGACTCCATACAAGTAACGATCTGGGTTACCTGAAAACGGTCTGTCCCGATTACACTGGAGAATCATTATATCGTCAGGAGTCTGCTGTGACTGATGGTAACCTCATAACTGCTTCAGGGATTGCTCCTCTTGAATTTGCAAAGGAGGTTATCAGGAACCTGGATGTTTTCTCGGATCAGACCCTTGAAGCATGGTATCAGTTGTATGTTACTCATGAGATGCAGTATTTCTATGCAATTATGGAATCGCTGGAAGAGTGA
- a CDS encoding DUF1638 domain-containing protein: protein MPIISLIGCRMFEDEIVHLVEHDPLIDDLIVVENKDCGGIVKKLDDVGVSYKLIPEASMTSECHDRCGDSYCFVINILEFALHAVPANLKSEVYQKVEEMASYSEGILLFYGLCGNVLGDVEKDLGDLECKICILKEENGEIVDDCIGAVLGGRDAYLHHLKSFKGIGTFFLTPMWAANWGDMLVAGGFGKDPNDIETSKFVFDAVGYKKVAKLDTGLRYEKKFDDIVKEFAEIFDFDILNIEGELGLIEGCYRKFRNEVLKKEH, encoded by the coding sequence ATGCCAATAATAAGCCTGATAGGATGCAGGATGTTCGAGGATGAGATCGTCCATCTTGTAGAGCATGATCCTTTGATAGATGATCTGATTGTGGTCGAGAACAAGGACTGTGGTGGTATTGTAAAGAAGCTTGATGATGTTGGAGTTTCCTACAAGCTTATACCTGAGGCCAGCATGACATCTGAGTGTCATGATCGGTGTGGCGATTCTTATTGCTTTGTCATAAACATACTTGAGTTTGCATTACATGCGGTACCTGCCAACCTCAAATCCGAAGTATACCAGAAGGTTGAGGAGATGGCATCCTATTCGGAAGGTATTCTCTTATTCTATGGTCTTTGTGGCAATGTTCTCGGTGATGTTGAAAAGGATCTTGGTGACCTTGAGTGTAAGATCTGCATCCTCAAAGAGGAGAATGGTGAGATTGTGGATGACTGTATTGGTGCAGTACTTGGCGGAAGGGATGCATACCTGCATCACCTCAAGAGCTTCAAGGGAATAGGTACCTTTTTCCTGACTCCCATGTGGGCAGCGAACTGGGGAGACATGCTGGTGGCTGGTGGCTTTGGCAAGGATCCTAATGATATTGAGACCTCGAAGTTCGTTTTCGATGCGGTGGGCTACAAGAAAGTGGCAAAATTGGATACTGGGCTGCGTTATGAAAAGAAGTTTGATGATATCGTTAAGGAGTTCGCTGAGATATTCGATTTTGATATCCTGAACATCGAGGGAGAGCTTGGTCTCATTGAAGGCTGCTACAGGAAATTCCGTAATGAAGTGCTGAAGAAGGAACACTGA
- a CDS encoding adenylyltransferase/cytidyltransferase family protein — protein sequence MIRVLATGTFDLLHPGHIFFLTSARAMGDELYVLVARDSMIRHKAKPIVPEIQRLEMISSLKAVDKAMLGSEKDIFEPLYEIDPDIIVLGHDQFFDVEELENSLRERGFKAIVTRIDESLKCPLYSSGKIINKILERYCENND from the coding sequence TTGATACGAGTACTTGCCACAGGAACTTTTGATCTTTTACATCCCGGACACATTTTTTTCTTAACCAGTGCCCGTGCAATGGGCGATGAGCTTTACGTGCTGGTCGCAAGGGATTCCATGATCAGGCATAAGGCAAAACCTATCGTTCCTGAAATACAGCGACTTGAGATGATAAGTTCATTGAAGGCCGTGGACAAGGCAATGCTTGGAAGCGAAAAAGACATTTTCGAACCTCTTTACGAGATCGATCCCGATATCATCGTTCTCGGTCATGACCAGTTCTTTGATGTGGAAGAACTTGAAAATAGTCTCAGGGAACGGGGTTTTAAGGCAATTGTAACGAGGATAGACGAGTCCCTGAAGTGTCCTCTATACAGCAGTGGAAAAATAATCAACAAAATACTCGAGCGGTATTGTGAGAATAACGACTGA
- a CDS encoding pyridoxal phosphate-dependent aminotransferase, with the protein MPSSRLERVEESATIKIANAANKLKSEGIDIISFSLGEPDFDTPEHICKAAADAMYRGETHYAPSNGIPELRNAIADKLVNENKLDFTADDVLVTPGAKQAIFEIIMSVLDDNDEAILPDPSWVSYSPCIKFAGANPVWAPTDPENGFMPYGIEELITDKTKLIIVNSPCNPTGGVYDKEMLKTVSDLAIDHDLLVISDEIYEKIIYDKKHISMGSLDGMHERTITVNGFSKAYAMTGWRLGYVAAIPELMKGFKKIHSHSVSSATTFAQFGGVAALEGPQEPVNNMITEFKARRDILIDGLNRIGFKCKKPDGAFYAFADVSEFGNGDEVADKLLQEAHVAVTPGSGFGASSKDFIRISYATSQERIREALQRIEDTLL; encoded by the coding sequence ATGCCATCATCAAGACTTGAGCGTGTAGAAGAATCGGCAACTATCAAGATCGCAAACGCTGCTAACAAGCTGAAAAGTGAAGGTATCGATATCATCAGTTTCAGTCTTGGAGAACCGGACTTTGACACACCTGAACACATCTGTAAGGCAGCAGCCGACGCAATGTACCGTGGTGAGACACACTACGCACCATCCAACGGTATTCCTGAGCTCAGGAATGCAATTGCTGACAAACTGGTAAACGAGAACAAGCTTGACTTTACAGCGGATGATGTACTTGTCACACCTGGTGCAAAGCAGGCTATCTTTGAGATCATCATGTCCGTCCTTGATGACAACGATGAGGCTATCCTTCCGGACCCTTCCTGGGTATCCTACAGCCCCTGCATCAAATTCGCAGGTGCAAACCCTGTATGGGCACCTACCGATCCGGAAAACGGATTCATGCCATATGGAATTGAGGAGCTCATTACTGACAAGACAAAGCTCATAATTGTAAATTCCCCTTGCAATCCTACCGGTGGGGTGTACGACAAGGAGATGCTCAAGACAGTTTCAGACCTTGCTATTGACCACGACCTGCTTGTGATCTCCGATGAGATCTACGAGAAGATCATCTATGACAAAAAGCACATAAGCATGGGTTCACTGGACGGCATGCATGAGCGTACTATAACGGTCAACGGCTTCTCAAAGGCATACGCAATGACCGGCTGGAGACTTGGTTATGTAGCAGCCATACCGGAACTGATGAAAGGCTTCAAGAAGATCCATTCCCACTCTGTAAGCAGTGCTACAACGTTTGCACAGTTTGGTGGCGTGGCAGCTCTGGAAGGACCACAGGAACCTGTCAATAACATGATCACAGAGTTCAAGGCAAGACGTGATATCCTTATCGACGGCCTGAACAGGATCGGATTTAAGTGCAAGAAACCAGACGGTGCTTTCTATGCATTTGCCGATGTAAGCGAATTCGGCAATGGTGATGAAGTTGCAGACAAACTGTTGCAGGAAGCACACGTAGCAGTAACTCCGGGTTCAGGATTCGGAGCAAGCAGTAAGGATTTCATAAGGATTTCCTATGCTACATCACAGGAAAGGATAAGGGAGGCACTCCAGAGAATAGAGGACACACTCCTCTAA
- the ribH gene encoding 6,7-dimethyl-8-ribityllumazine synthase: protein MSDTEPIRLGFVVAEFNRDLTYQMELLGTEHAKFLGAEVIDTILVPGVYDMPLAIKKLCKRNDIDAVITIGIVIEGATKHDEIVVQHAARKITDLSLEYDKPVTLGIAGPGMTRMEAHQRVDYAKRAVEAAVKLVRRLK from the coding sequence TTGAGTGATACTGAACCTATTAGATTGGGATTTGTCGTAGCTGAGTTTAACAGGGACCTTACATACCAGATGGAGCTTTTGGGAACAGAGCATGCAAAGTTCCTCGGCGCTGAGGTCATTGACACAATTCTGGTACCTGGCGTTTATGACATGCCTCTTGCTATCAAGAAACTCTGCAAGAGAAACGACATCGATGCTGTGATCACAATTGGCATCGTGATCGAGGGTGCTACAAAGCACGACGAGATCGTTGTCCAGCATGCTGCAAGAAAGATCACCGACCTTTCACTGGAATACGACAAACCTGTGACACTCGGTATTGCAGGACCTGGCATGACACGCATGGAAGCACACCAGCGTGTGGATTATGCAAAGCGTGCGGTCGAAGCTGCAGTAAAGCTTGTCAGAAGACTCAAATAA
- a CDS encoding calcium/sodium antiporter, which yields MLSNIAILLTGLILLVKGSDLFVSSASSIAKKLGVSDFIIGLTLVAIGTSIPELASSLAASLSQSSGIVIGNVVGSNIANIALIVGCAAIISVVKTESDMLRRDGYIMLFASTLFLLFAFDLRLSRFEALIFMLLYVAYVFFLFEDKSKYDGKFYFAEFISYFVKFKYVESMNQRIKDGINGYNSVKGMNENNAGENSEHKSKKELTVIYKDLLILAVSGVAVVFGAKYFVAQAIFFAELFQVPDTLIGVTMVAVGTSLPELMVTIAAARKGYGNIAIGNVIGSNITNIFLVLGVSALVFPLEVTGLSIMFTVPFMIMISVVLLWFINTHWEIRRIEGIALIVLYVVFLILLLTSGMAL from the coding sequence ATGCTATCAAACATTGCTATCCTGCTTACTGGTCTGATACTTCTGGTCAAAGGCTCTGACCTTTTTGTCAGTTCGGCATCTTCCATTGCAAAGAAACTTGGTGTCTCCGATTTTATCATCGGACTGACCCTGGTAGCTATTGGCACTTCGATACCCGAACTTGCATCTTCCCTGGCAGCATCACTTTCACAGTCTAGCGGAATTGTTATCGGAAACGTTGTTGGCTCGAACATTGCGAACATAGCCCTGATCGTAGGATGTGCTGCCATCATATCAGTAGTGAAGACAGAATCCGATATGTTGAGAAGGGATGGCTATATTATGCTCTTTGCTTCGACCCTGTTCCTGCTTTTTGCATTCGATCTTCGGCTTTCAAGATTTGAAGCATTGATCTTTATGCTTCTCTATGTAGCTTATGTTTTCTTTTTGTTCGAGGACAAATCAAAGTACGATGGGAAGTTCTATTTCGCCGAATTTATCAGCTATTTTGTCAAGTTCAAATATGTTGAGTCTATGAACCAGCGAATAAAGGATGGCATCAACGGATATAATTCGGTAAAGGGAATGAACGAAAATAATGCCGGTGAAAATTCAGAACATAAGAGCAAGAAAGAGCTTACGGTCATCTACAAAGATCTTCTTATTCTCGCTGTTAGCGGTGTGGCAGTAGTGTTCGGTGCCAAATACTTTGTCGCACAGGCAATATTCTTTGCAGAGCTGTTTCAGGTGCCCGACACCTTGATCGGAGTAACAATGGTTGCAGTAGGTACCTCACTTCCTGAGCTGATGGTAACAATAGCCGCTGCACGAAAAGGTTATGGCAATATTGCGATAGGTAATGTCATCGGTTCCAACATCACCAACATCTTCCTGGTTCTGGGAGTCTCTGCACTTGTGTTTCCTCTGGAAGTAACAGGACTGAGCATAATGTTCACTGTCCCTTTCATGATAATGATCAGCGTTGTTCTGTTGTGGTTCATTAACACTCACTGGGAGATCAGGAGAATAGAAGGGATAGCATTGATAGTGCTTTATGTGGTTTTCCTGATATTGCTGTTAACTTCCGGTATGGCACTGTGA
- a CDS encoding glycogen synthase, with protein sequence MFERRCIIIAGEEAGPKSNKMGGIWNVIDAEVKSLAQMLEDGIIEEESIPRIFVACPYYGYSGSDWNKGLNRITDMSEFDEFIPDENLSLIIEKLQEKGIDLIVASKKMEQVEIIYLMFKTNDFCRTMVEYNGKHTCLENKVKGEAYDLIGLDSLSYEDMGNRTEYTHYLNLSYAISEFVHNLVDLRKEKAMAYEDELISEFASSLIPSWHVSLHCHEFGVFYAIARLKKIGVPINSVATYHATIPGRVAGHLSIQKIRDNDKEWGAGVPKNMATLESLSEYADVVTAVGDSTKKEIKLFYDIDSLIVRNGIDLETGDINELLDKKSKCRTKIQELTTEKLYKTHNGLKLLPEKIIPIFSISRIEVENKGYPDLLDSLVLLDRMVKIEVEAGRLDENYRVVCFIVTAHGPKINPPENFPVMLNEEVLIGEERRIQNMIESRKLECSRLSGGSRYVSAILYPQWLSKSDGGFNMSVDEFMAGCVAGIFPSRYEPFLLTGLEAGKEATPSIVSKVCGFSDALKTVKRLVMGMGGVLVVDNIDQAYLETIADYALTLDYFIDTYTDDKTKYNFLCQEANLLAQDMNWQEPTRQYYEMLTGTKLKNEK encoded by the coding sequence GTGTTCGAACGTAGATGTATTATTATTGCCGGTGAGGAAGCCGGTCCAAAGTCCAACAAGATGGGCGGTATATGGAATGTCATTGATGCGGAAGTAAAGAGTCTTGCTCAGATGCTTGAAGACGGGATCATTGAGGAGGAATCAATTCCAAGGATCTTTGTTGCATGTCCCTATTATGGATATAGTGGTTCGGACTGGAACAAGGGTCTCAATCGTATAACTGACATGAGTGAGTTCGATGAGTTCATTCCCGATGAGAACCTTTCACTTATCATCGAAAAGCTCCAGGAAAAAGGCATCGATTTGATCGTCGCATCCAAAAAGATGGAACAGGTCGAAATCATCTACCTTATGTTTAAGACCAATGATTTCTGCAGGACCATGGTTGAATACAACGGTAAACACACCTGTCTGGAAAATAAGGTAAAAGGAGAAGCCTACGATCTCATCGGATTAGACTCTCTTTCATATGAGGATATGGGTAACAGGACAGAATATACACATTACCTTAATCTTTCCTATGCCATTTCCGAATTTGTTCATAACCTTGTGGATCTCCGTAAAGAAAAAGCGATGGCCTATGAGGATGAACTTATATCTGAATTTGCCAGTTCCCTGATACCTTCATGGCATGTTTCATTGCATTGCCACGAGTTCGGTGTCTTCTATGCCATTGCAAGGCTAAAGAAGATCGGTGTTCCGATCAATTCAGTTGCAACTTATCATGCGACCATCCCCGGAAGGGTTGCAGGCCACCTTTCCATTCAGAAGATACGTGACAATGACAAAGAATGGGGTGCAGGTGTCCCGAAGAATATGGCTACTCTTGAATCATTATCCGAATATGCAGATGTTGTAACTGCAGTTGGGGATTCTACGAAAAAAGAGATCAAGTTATTCTATGATATTGATTCTCTTATCGTGAGGAACGGTATTGATCTTGAGACCGGAGATATCAATGAACTTCTGGATAAAAAGAGTAAATGCCGGACCAAGATCCAGGAATTAACTACCGAAAAGCTTTACAAAACCCACAATGGTTTGAAGCTTTTACCGGAGAAGATCATTCCCATATTCTCAATCTCAAGGATCGAAGTTGAAAATAAAGGCTATCCAGATCTGCTGGACTCGCTTGTTCTTCTCGACAGGATGGTGAAGATCGAAGTAGAGGCTGGTCGACTTGATGAGAATTACAGGGTAGTTTGTTTTATCGTAACAGCTCATGGCCCGAAAATCAATCCACCTGAAAATTTCCCGGTAATGCTCAATGAAGAGGTGCTTATCGGCGAGGAGAGGCGTATACAGAACATGATAGAGAGCAGAAAACTTGAATGTTCCAGGCTTTCCGGTGGTAGCAGGTATGTTTCCGCGATTCTTTATCCCCAGTGGTTATCTAAGAGCGATGGCGGTTTCAATATGAGCGTTGATGAGTTCATGGCTGGTTGTGTTGCCGGCATATTCCCGTCCAGGTACGAACCTTTCCTGCTCACCGGGCTTGAGGCCGGGAAAGAAGCCACTCCCAGCATTGTGAGCAAGGTATGTGGTTTCAGTGATGCGCTGAAAACGGTCAAGCGTCTGGTGATGGGAATGGGTGGAGTACTGGTAGTTGATAATATCGACCAGGCCTATCTTGAAACGATAGCAGATTATGCGCTTACCCTGGACTATTTCATTGACACTTACACTGATGATAAGACCAAATACAATTTCCTATGTCAGGAGGCTAATCTCCTTGCACAGGACATGAACTGGCAGGAGCCTACCAGGCAGTACTATGAGATGCTTACAGGTACAAAGCTAAAAAATGAAAAATAA
- a CDS encoding DUF4931 domain-containing protein, which yields MSEIRKHYFLEEYCLIAPGRSKRPSVFKAEKNEGTSKRCVFCAGEEDKTPLATAVYKDGNILKDEEGSRISGWDMRCIPNLYPALSPDAGEVSSVSDTLPGYGYHEVIVETPSHEKVIPDFSDDEMSLLMKVYRDQVVHYESLDRIEYVSLFKNWGEKAGASLAHTHSQLIALPLRPPVLVEEMKAIESLSECPYCEVIEKESNSERLIYENNHFIVIAPYCSMIPYEMWLLPKMHIHHISEFDDEQLVSLGNAIRSALSGLLDNIGEIPYNYMFYQLKDEPGYHFNLKIQPVTTKAAGFEKNTGIYINTMPPETAAKYLQGKFED from the coding sequence ATGTCAGAGATACGTAAGCACTACTTTCTGGAAGAATATTGTCTGATAGCACCGGGAAGAAGCAAAAGACCTTCGGTTTTCAAAGCAGAAAAGAATGAAGGTACATCTAAAAGATGCGTCTTTTGCGCAGGGGAAGAGGACAAAACACCTCTTGCAACTGCAGTTTATAAAGACGGAAACATACTGAAGGACGAAGAGGGTTCAAGAATAAGTGGATGGGATATGCGTTGCATACCAAATCTTTATCCTGCTCTTTCTCCGGATGCCGGTGAGGTCAGTTCCGTATCTGATACACTTCCGGGATATGGGTATCACGAAGTGATAGTTGAAACACCGTCTCATGAGAAGGTCATACCTGACTTTTCCGATGATGAGATGTCACTGCTCATGAAGGTTTACCGGGACCAGGTAGTTCACTATGAGTCTCTTGACAGGATAGAATATGTTTCACTCTTCAAGAACTGGGGAGAAAAAGCAGGTGCATCACTGGCACACACTCATTCCCAGCTGATAGCCCTGCCATTGAGACCTCCGGTATTGGTTGAAGAGATGAAGGCAATAGAATCCCTTTCAGAATGTCCTTATTGTGAGGTCATTGAAAAAGAAAGCAACAGTGAGAGATTGATCTATGAGAACAATCATTTCATTGTCATTGCTCCTTATTGCTCGATGATCCCATATGAGATGTGGCTACTTCCCAAGATGCACATACATCATATCTCCGAATTTGATGATGAACAGTTAGTTTCTCTTGGTAATGCAATACGTTCTGCCCTGTCAGGCCTGTTGGATAATATCGGTGAAATACCCTACAATTACATGTTCTATCAATTGAAGGATGAGCCGGGGTATCACTTCAACTTAAAGATCCAGCCGGTTACAACTAAGGCAGCTGGTTTTGAAAAGAATACAGGCATATACATTAACACAATGCCTCCGGAAACGGCTGCAAAATATCTTCAGGGGAAGTTTGAGGATTGA